The following are encoded together in the Salinibacterium sp. UTAS2018 genome:
- a CDS encoding cupin domain-containing protein: MNTEQNFTLGNNVEHFTIGELAQQSPDFRRVLWTGKHSQIVIMTIPAGGDIGEEIHENSDQILTFISGTGAADLAGHTHPIEGGDQCAVPAGTKHNFRNTGDQPLVLYTVYSPPEHAVDAVHATKQEGDIAEESGHDKPPAR; the protein is encoded by the coding sequence ATGAATACGGAACAAAACTTCACTCTCGGCAATAACGTTGAACACTTCACGATTGGCGAACTCGCTCAGCAAAGCCCGGACTTTCGAAGAGTGCTGTGGACCGGAAAGCACTCCCAGATTGTCATCATGACTATTCCGGCCGGAGGAGATATCGGGGAAGAAATCCACGAAAACTCTGACCAAATTCTCACTTTCATCAGCGGAACCGGAGCCGCCGACCTCGCCGGCCACACCCATCCGATTGAGGGTGGTGACCAGTGCGCGGTACCTGCAGGCACGAAGCACAACTTCCGGAACACTGGAGATCAGCCGCTCGTGCTCTACACGGTTTACAGTCCACCGGAGCACGCAGTCGACGCTGTCCACGCCACCAAACAAGAGGGCGACATTGCTGAAGAAAGCGGCCACGACAAGCCACCAGCCAGGTAG
- a CDS encoding multicopper oxidase domain-containing protein — MNSLIGFWLVAAAVVVLIHRFVPLGGWLMLHLLLLGAVSTAILIWSQHFADTLLRRSAWGGRRFHGVRLVAHTVGAAVVVAGMVADVWPLVLVGGFLVGLNATVHAASLIIQGRGGLPARFAPLVRYYVFAGISLAAGVTLGVILARTSLPPELHDRLMVGHLGANLLGWVGLTVIGTVILLWPTVLHTRVSETTDASARRALPLLVSGVGVFVTGSIVGIPLVVAVAVVIYLAGFGMIVVEGIRAWRASPPTTYAAWSIAAAVGWLLVCTVALGAIVVFAPSWEDAGEGLDWLAAPFAVGFAAQIVLGALSYLLPVVLGGGPSAARATAAELDRGAFFRVLIINAGIVLYLLPVPSLVAVVVSFVVFATLLSFLVLAIRAVRAGTNARGGPTVPVDAADASARTAGAPKRHSGAALLAVGTLLVATTLGIALDPASAGLSMEANAPTIKPTGNTTTVEISMNNMRFTPDTIEVPAGDRLVIELSNVDTVTHDLVLENGATSGRVSAGKAATVDAGVIAANVDGWCSIAGHRQMGMVLTIVVTGGAVGDASGDAEMPGDHGSGDSDGPSAAEDLDLMAQPAAGFTARDATLPPASSATVRNVALSAQDREVEVSPGVTQTLWTFNGTAPGPTLRGNVGDKFNITLVNDADIGHSIDFHAGSLAPDQPMRTIDPGESLSFSFTATRSGIWLYHCSTAPMSVHIANGMFGAVIIDPPGIAQVDREFIVVQSELYLGPQGGTADAAKVQTQMPDLVVFNGYANQYRHDPLEAKVGERVRVWVLDAGPNLPSSFHIVGGQFDTVYSEGDYRLKEGGSTGTGGSQSLGLLPAQGGFVELVFPEAGNYPFITHTMSDAERGAFGLFRVTD, encoded by the coding sequence ATGAACTCCCTGATCGGGTTCTGGCTGGTGGCTGCCGCTGTGGTGGTCCTCATCCACCGGTTCGTGCCGCTCGGTGGATGGTTGATGCTGCACCTACTGCTGCTCGGGGCGGTCAGCACGGCCATTCTGATCTGGAGTCAACACTTCGCCGACACCCTCCTGCGACGAAGTGCTTGGGGCGGGCGACGCTTTCACGGGGTCAGGTTGGTCGCCCACACGGTGGGTGCCGCCGTCGTGGTTGCCGGGATGGTGGCGGATGTCTGGCCGCTGGTACTTGTTGGCGGATTCCTGGTCGGCCTGAATGCTACAGTTCACGCGGCCAGTTTGATCATCCAGGGCCGAGGGGGACTCCCGGCACGCTTCGCACCCCTCGTGCGGTACTACGTTTTCGCCGGAATTAGCCTGGCTGCCGGAGTGACGCTCGGCGTTATTTTGGCACGCACATCCCTTCCGCCAGAGCTCCACGACAGACTCATGGTCGGCCACCTCGGGGCGAACCTTCTCGGTTGGGTGGGGCTTACCGTCATCGGCACCGTCATCCTGCTGTGGCCGACAGTGCTGCACACCAGAGTGAGCGAGACGACGGATGCTTCGGCACGACGGGCGCTACCGCTTCTCGTTTCGGGGGTGGGAGTTTTTGTTACCGGGAGCATTGTCGGGATCCCGTTGGTCGTCGCAGTCGCGGTGGTGATCTACTTGGCGGGCTTCGGGATGATTGTGGTCGAGGGCATCCGGGCGTGGCGGGCATCTCCACCAACCACGTATGCCGCCTGGAGCATTGCGGCGGCGGTCGGTTGGTTGCTGGTGTGCACCGTTGCCCTTGGAGCGATCGTTGTTTTTGCCCCCAGTTGGGAAGACGCGGGGGAAGGGCTCGACTGGCTAGCGGCACCATTTGCGGTCGGATTCGCCGCCCAGATCGTGCTCGGGGCGCTCAGTTACCTGCTCCCCGTGGTTCTTGGTGGCGGGCCTTCCGCGGCGAGAGCGACGGCAGCAGAACTCGATCGGGGCGCGTTCTTTCGAGTTCTCATCATCAATGCCGGCATAGTGCTCTATCTGCTTCCGGTGCCGAGTTTGGTTGCCGTAGTTGTCTCGTTTGTTGTCTTCGCCACGTTGTTGTCGTTCCTGGTGTTGGCAATCCGCGCGGTGCGGGCGGGAACGAACGCTCGTGGCGGTCCGACTGTTCCGGTGGATGCTGCGGACGCGTCGGCGCGCACGGCTGGCGCACCGAAACGGCACAGCGGCGCGGCGCTGTTGGCGGTGGGAACCCTTCTGGTGGCGACGACGTTGGGTATCGCTCTGGATCCGGCATCCGCGGGCCTATCGATGGAGGCCAACGCCCCCACCATTAAGCCAACGGGCAATACGACAACCGTCGAAATTTCAATGAACAACATGCGCTTCACGCCGGACACCATCGAAGTTCCGGCCGGTGACCGCCTCGTGATCGAACTCTCCAACGTCGACACGGTAACCCACGATCTTGTGCTCGAGAACGGGGCCACCTCGGGCCGGGTTTCTGCAGGGAAAGCGGCGACAGTGGATGCCGGCGTAATTGCCGCGAACGTGGATGGTTGGTGTTCCATCGCGGGGCACCGACAGATGGGGATGGTGCTCACCATTGTCGTCACCGGCGGTGCGGTTGGCGATGCGTCCGGTGATGCTGAGATGCCGGGTGATCATGGGAGCGGTGATTCCGACGGGCCGTCAGCCGCTGAGGATCTCGACCTGATGGCGCAACCCGCAGCCGGTTTCACTGCGCGGGATGCGACCCTGCCGCCGGCGTCATCCGCGACCGTCCGTAATGTGGCGCTGTCGGCGCAGGATCGTGAGGTGGAGGTATCGCCCGGAGTTACCCAGACCCTGTGGACCTTCAACGGAACCGCACCGGGTCCGACCCTGCGCGGCAACGTCGGCGATAAGTTCAACATCACTTTGGTGAATGATGCCGACATCGGCCACTCGATCGATTTCCATGCTGGCTCACTTGCTCCGGATCAGCCGATGCGCACAATCGACCCCGGCGAGAGTCTCAGCTTCAGCTTCACCGCCACGCGGTCTGGTATTTGGCTCTATCACTGCTCGACCGCCCCCATGTCTGTGCATATCGCTAACGGCATGTTTGGGGCAGTCATCATCGACCCGCCAGGGATTGCGCAGGTGGATCGCGAGTTTATCGTTGTGCAGTCTGAGCTCTATTTGGGGCCGCAGGGTGGCACGGCGGATGCCGCGAAAGTGCAGACACAAATGCCCGACCTGGTCGTTTTCAACGGTTACGCAAACCAGTATCGGCATGATCCGCTAGAGGCGAAGGTCGGTGAGCGAGTTCGAGTGTGGGTACTGGATGCTGGCCCCAACCTGCCGAGTTCGTTCCACATCGTGGGCGGACAGTTCGACACCGTCTATTCGGAGGGCGACTACCGTCTGAAAGAGGGTGGCAGCACCGGTACCGGAGGATCTCAGTCGCTCGGTCTGCTGCCGGCCCAGGGCGGTTTTGTTGAGCTGGTGTTCCCCGAGGCCGGGAACTACCCGTTCATAACCCATACGATGTCGGATGCCGAGCGTGGAGCGTTCGGGCTGTTCCGGGTCACGGACTAG
- a CDS encoding cation-translocating P-type ATPase, which produces MSTIRTWMNNRWAIPAISGLLIIAALVIPPLLGLDTVGNIFMVAAAIVAGTRIVISAARALWARIIGIDLLVSIAAIGAVIIGQYWEAAAVTFLFAIGHALETATLNKTRSALAELVAVAPDVAIVMRDGEQVEISAGAVIMGETVLVKNGAKVPVDGEVAGGTGALDEASITGESMPVEKMIGDQVFAGTVARSGFLQVRATGVGADTTLARIIHRVEDAQDAKAKTQVFMDRFSAWYTPAIMVLALVVGILTGDVVLALTLLVIGCPGALVISIPVSIVAGIGRAAKDGILIKGGEFLETSAKITVVAVDKTGTLTMGRPRVTDVIVLDESTTRQQVLTWAARAEAGSEHPLARAILDAAADEWVNVTGLPESTEPVPGKGIAVTTEGHRILIGNLALLEQYEIASADATTNAANELATLGRTPMIVAVDNRVVGVVGVADEVRLEAAQMVSDLHAAGVKKVIMLTGDTLLVANAIGSATGVDEIYASLLPEDKLDIVAALQAEGHVVAMVGDGVNDAPALATANIGVAMGAAGSAVAVETADIALMGDKLLKLPEAISLARRTVNNMRQNIAIALITVSLLLLGVLLGGVTMAIGMLVHEASVLIVIVNAMRLMRRPRRGIAVAPTRQLQEEHHEYGTKLHSRQ; this is translated from the coding sequence ATGAGCACCATCCGCACCTGGATGAATAACCGGTGGGCGATTCCAGCAATCTCAGGGTTGCTGATCATCGCCGCTCTAGTGATACCCCCGCTATTGGGTTTAGACACAGTCGGCAACATCTTCATGGTGGCGGCCGCCATCGTTGCCGGTACCCGAATCGTGATCAGCGCCGCACGGGCGCTCTGGGCGAGAATCATCGGTATCGATCTGCTGGTGTCAATTGCCGCGATCGGTGCGGTCATCATCGGTCAGTATTGGGAAGCCGCGGCCGTTACCTTTCTCTTCGCTATCGGTCACGCTCTTGAAACGGCAACTCTCAACAAGACTCGCTCGGCCCTGGCAGAGCTGGTTGCCGTCGCCCCCGACGTCGCGATCGTCATGCGCGATGGCGAACAGGTCGAGATCTCTGCCGGCGCCGTAATCATGGGCGAGACAGTGCTGGTCAAGAACGGCGCCAAGGTTCCCGTCGATGGCGAGGTTGCTGGCGGTACCGGTGCTCTCGACGAGGCATCCATCACCGGCGAATCTATGCCGGTGGAGAAGATGATTGGTGACCAGGTTTTTGCCGGCACAGTCGCCCGCAGCGGCTTCCTGCAGGTGCGCGCCACCGGTGTCGGCGCCGACACCACGTTAGCCAGGATCATTCACCGCGTGGAAGATGCCCAGGACGCCAAAGCGAAAACTCAGGTATTCATGGATCGCTTTTCGGCCTGGTACACGCCCGCGATCATGGTTCTTGCGCTCGTCGTGGGCATCCTCACCGGTGACGTAGTGCTCGCGCTGACGCTGCTTGTTATCGGTTGCCCTGGCGCACTGGTCATCTCTATCCCCGTCTCGATCGTTGCCGGTATCGGTCGGGCTGCGAAGGATGGAATCCTGATTAAGGGCGGCGAGTTCTTAGAGACTTCCGCGAAGATCACGGTTGTTGCTGTCGACAAGACGGGCACCCTCACTATGGGCCGTCCACGCGTGACCGACGTGATCGTCTTAGACGAGAGCACGACTCGGCAGCAGGTGCTGACCTGGGCGGCACGGGCAGAGGCAGGCTCTGAGCATCCATTGGCCCGAGCGATTCTGGATGCCGCCGCCGACGAATGGGTGAACGTCACCGGCCTGCCCGAGTCAACCGAACCGGTTCCCGGCAAGGGCATCGCGGTGACCACGGAAGGCCACCGAATTCTCATCGGAAACCTCGCGCTTCTCGAGCAGTACGAGATTGCGAGTGCGGATGCCACTACCAACGCCGCGAACGAGCTGGCCACGCTGGGCCGCACTCCGATGATCGTCGCCGTCGACAACAGAGTCGTCGGTGTGGTCGGTGTCGCTGACGAGGTTCGCCTCGAAGCGGCTCAGATGGTGTCGGATTTGCATGCCGCCGGCGTCAAAAAGGTCATCATGCTGACCGGTGACACCCTGCTGGTCGCCAATGCAATCGGATCGGCCACCGGCGTGGACGAGATTTATGCCTCGCTGCTGCCCGAGGACAAGCTCGACATAGTCGCGGCACTTCAGGCCGAGGGCCACGTCGTCGCGATGGTCGGCGACGGCGTCAATGACGCCCCCGCTCTGGCAACCGCAAACATTGGAGTAGCAATGGGCGCAGCCGGTTCGGCTGTGGCGGTCGAAACCGCTGACATTGCGCTCATGGGCGACAAGTTACTCAAGCTCCCCGAAGCGATCTCCCTCGCCCGGCGCACCGTGAACAACATGCGCCAAAACATTGCCATCGCCCTGATCACCGTCTCGCTGCTTCTGCTTGGCGTACTCCTCGGTGGCGTGACGATGGCGATCGGAATGCTCGTTCACGAAGCATCCGTGCTCATCGTGATCGTGAACGCCATGCGTCTCATGCGCCGACCCCGACGAGGCATCGCTGTCGCCCCAACCCGTCAACTACAGGAGGAACATCATGAATACGGAACAAAACTTCACTCTCGGCAATAA
- a CDS encoding NADP-dependent oxidoreductase encodes MSTTYVFNRYGGPEGQELVDRPVLEPGPGELGVKVYAAAVNPVDWKIRSGLLGQRQPLPAAMGREVAGIVTAVGDGVDGYAVGDEILGAVAPGHGGFAKHTIVRAVDAVAKPEEVSFADASTIPIAAATAYDGTHQIELEAGQTLLILGVGGGVGLMAAQIGKVHEFTVIGTASESKRSIVESTGATFVPYGENLARRLREIAPDGVDLILDLVGGDALREVAELATAPRRIISAADPATAIELGGSALNRSTESLAKITDVIAYGLVDPHVSARFPLERAGEAIAAVEAGHATGKIIVEIIAA; translated from the coding sequence ATGTCCACAACGTATGTGTTCAACCGCTACGGTGGCCCGGAGGGTCAGGAGCTCGTTGACCGGCCGGTGCTTGAGCCTGGCCCCGGTGAGCTGGGGGTGAAGGTCTACGCGGCGGCAGTTAATCCCGTTGACTGGAAGATCCGATCCGGTCTCCTCGGTCAGCGCCAGCCCTTGCCGGCGGCGATGGGGCGAGAAGTCGCAGGGATAGTCACTGCTGTCGGCGATGGTGTCGACGGCTACGCAGTCGGCGACGAAATCCTCGGCGCTGTGGCTCCGGGCCACGGTGGTTTCGCGAAACACACCATCGTGCGCGCCGTCGACGCTGTGGCAAAGCCCGAGGAGGTTTCCTTTGCCGATGCCTCCACAATCCCCATCGCTGCAGCTACCGCCTACGACGGGACCCATCAGATTGAACTTGAGGCCGGCCAGACGCTGCTTATCCTCGGTGTCGGCGGCGGCGTCGGTCTGATGGCCGCTCAGATCGGCAAGGTTCACGAGTTCACTGTCATCGGTACCGCCAGTGAATCGAAGCGCTCCATCGTCGAGTCGACCGGCGCAACATTCGTGCCCTACGGCGAGAACCTCGCTCGGCGGCTACGTGAGATCGCACCGGATGGCGTGGACCTCATCCTCGACTTGGTCGGTGGTGACGCCCTGCGGGAAGTTGCCGAGCTGGCAACGGCGCCGAGGAGGATTATCTCTGCCGCAGACCCTGCGACGGCAATCGAACTCGGCGGCAGTGCGCTGAACCGCAGCACCGAATCACTGGCAAAAATCACTGACGTGATCGCATACGGTCTCGTCGATCCTCATGTGTCCGCACGTTTTCCGCTCGAACGTGCCGGAGAGGCTATCGCTGCAGTCGAAGCCGGGCACGCCACCGGAAAGATCATCGTCGAGATCATCGCGGCATGA
- a CDS encoding FAD-binding protein has product MTDQIISTSVLVIGTGGAGLRAAIELRQQGVDVLAVGKRRKYDAHTTLAAGGINAALGTMDPEDSWQQHAADTIKESYDLADPQIVEIMAKNAPEGIRELEAWGMPLAREADGRISQRFFGAHTYRRTCFAGDYTGLEIQRTLLHRAATLNVPIIDTVYISRLLVADNQIFGAYGFDIVDGSRVIIHADAVIMATGGHTRIWRQTTSRRDENTGDSFRLAALAGARLRDAELVQFHPSGILEPADAAGLLISEAARGEGGILRNALGERFMSRYDPERMELSTRDRVALAISTEISEGRGTPKGGVLLDLTHVSREVILTRLPRVYRNMLDVQMLDITKDPIEIAPTAHYSMGGIWVRPEDHGTDVVGLYAIGEASSGTHGANRLGGNSLAELLVYGRIVGAAAAQYSRNLGSQVRSTEAVETARDEIDRLLAGRGFDNVRSMQRAIRDLMSEHAGVIRNEEGLTKGLAKLAAVEARLPDLAVHPDIAGFDDLAHALDLLGSLMAARATIESALARKETRGAHNRSDYPELDPALRVNMVWSFADGVTQERVAETPPEIAKLMMSTDDSVVGKLLE; this is encoded by the coding sequence GTGACTGACCAAATTATTTCCACCTCGGTTCTCGTGATTGGTACGGGTGGAGCCGGGTTGCGCGCTGCAATCGAGCTGCGTCAACAAGGAGTCGATGTGCTGGCGGTCGGCAAGCGGCGCAAGTATGACGCCCATACGACTCTGGCCGCTGGAGGCATCAATGCCGCGCTCGGCACGATGGACCCCGAAGATTCGTGGCAGCAGCACGCCGCCGACACGATCAAGGAATCATACGATCTGGCCGACCCCCAGATCGTGGAGATAATGGCCAAGAACGCACCGGAGGGCATCCGGGAGCTCGAAGCGTGGGGCATGCCACTGGCCCGTGAAGCCGACGGGCGCATCTCCCAACGATTCTTCGGTGCCCACACCTATCGCCGCACCTGCTTCGCGGGTGATTACACCGGTCTAGAAATCCAGCGCACGTTGCTTCACCGGGCGGCGACACTCAACGTTCCGATCATCGACACCGTCTACATCTCGCGCCTCCTCGTAGCCGATAACCAAATCTTTGGCGCGTACGGGTTCGACATAGTCGACGGATCTCGAGTGATCATCCACGCCGACGCCGTCATCATGGCCACCGGTGGCCACACCAGAATCTGGCGGCAAACAACATCTCGCCGAGATGAGAACACGGGTGACTCGTTCCGTCTCGCCGCGCTAGCAGGCGCGCGTCTCAGAGACGCCGAGCTGGTGCAGTTTCATCCCTCCGGCATCCTCGAACCAGCGGATGCCGCTGGCCTACTCATTTCGGAGGCGGCACGCGGTGAAGGTGGCATTCTGCGCAATGCTCTCGGCGAGCGCTTCATGTCCCGCTACGATCCGGAGCGCATGGAACTTTCGACCCGCGATCGGGTAGCCCTCGCCATTTCAACCGAAATCAGTGAAGGACGTGGCACCCCGAAGGGTGGGGTGCTGCTCGACCTGACCCACGTGAGTCGTGAGGTGATCCTGACCAGATTGCCGCGCGTCTACCGCAACATGCTCGACGTGCAGATGCTCGACATCACTAAGGACCCCATCGAGATCGCCCCAACGGCCCACTACTCAATGGGAGGAATCTGGGTTCGCCCCGAAGATCACGGCACAGATGTGGTCGGGCTTTACGCCATCGGTGAGGCCAGCTCGGGAACCCACGGCGCTAATCGCCTGGGTGGCAACTCGCTGGCAGAACTGCTGGTCTACGGCCGCATCGTCGGAGCTGCTGCAGCACAGTACTCACGAAACTTGGGCAGTCAGGTTCGCAGCACCGAAGCCGTAGAAACGGCCCGCGACGAGATTGATCGCCTACTGGCCGGTCGCGGCTTCGATAACGTGCGCAGTATGCAACGCGCCATCCGCGATCTCATGAGTGAGCACGCGGGGGTCATACGCAACGAAGAGGGGCTTACGAAGGGCCTCGCCAAGTTGGCGGCGGTCGAGGCGCGCTTGCCCGACCTTGCCGTGCACCCGGATATCGCCGGTTTCGACGATCTGGCACACGCTCTAGACCTGCTGGGATCGTTGATGGCGGCCCGGGCAACCATCGAATCCGCGCTGGCCCGCAAGGAGACACGGGGCGCTCATAATCGTTCCGATTACCCCGAACTTGACCCCGCACTGCGAGTGAATATGGTGTGGTCGTTTGCTGACGGTGTCACCCAGGAACGTGTTGCCGAAACGCCCCCAGAGATAGCGAAGTTGATGATGTCAACGGACGACAGCGTGGTGGGAAAGTTGCTCGAGTAG
- a CDS encoding Crp/Fnr family transcriptional regulator — translation MRLQILAQVPLFDGLSELALDGIGQRMVSLSYAEGDRLYTAGDPADYLYVVAAGQVKTLQPVLNGQDSIVDMLAPGDFLGGLSVLGRPVYGETAVALVTTCALRIDTRAFREVLLEYPQVALRALDDVTALLRDARSDTSQRATSSVEQRVATTLLRLADKFGQHGGSGNGTLIQLPLSRADLAAMTGSTPESVSRAMSQLRKDGVVDTGRRWTSILDRDKLTAITETTE, via the coding sequence ATGCGCCTGCAGATCCTCGCGCAGGTTCCGCTCTTCGATGGGCTATCCGAGCTAGCGCTCGATGGCATTGGTCAACGGATGGTGTCACTTTCTTATGCCGAAGGTGACCGGCTTTATACTGCTGGCGATCCTGCTGACTACTTGTATGTGGTTGCTGCCGGTCAAGTGAAGACTCTCCAGCCGGTGCTAAACGGTCAAGACTCCATTGTCGACATGCTCGCACCCGGAGATTTTTTGGGCGGCCTCAGCGTATTGGGCCGGCCCGTCTACGGCGAAACAGCTGTGGCTTTGGTCACAACGTGCGCACTGCGTATCGATACCCGTGCGTTTCGTGAGGTCTTGCTCGAGTACCCCCAGGTGGCGCTGCGTGCACTCGACGATGTCACAGCGCTGCTGCGGGATGCCCGCTCCGACACCAGCCAGCGGGCCACGAGCAGCGTCGAGCAACGCGTCGCGACCACACTGTTGCGGCTCGCCGACAAGTTCGGCCAGCACGGCGGAAGTGGCAACGGTACCCTCATCCAGCTCCCTTTGTCACGTGCCGATCTGGCAGCGATGACCGGATCAACGCCCGAATCGGTCTCCCGCGCCATGAGCCAACTGCGCAAAGACGGCGTTGTCGACACCGGCCGACGTTGGACCTCAATACTCGATCGCGACAAGCTCACCGCCATCACTGAGACCACCGAATAA
- a CDS encoding TetR/AcrR family transcriptional regulator, whose protein sequence is MNAVPATRVDVERNRRILLDAAAVALALDPDATLGDVARRAGLARATLYRHFSNRESLLDALRDDAVECAREVVDGAQVGYGTALEALRRVVEGIVSLGARFRPLLLEGAAQDPEFLRRREEAFMPVAMIVQRGQRAGHIRADISVLWIVTALMALLAAAVRLEGKLSEEEIVELVFGTLSCGVQETPSAEN, encoded by the coding sequence ATGAATGCCGTTCCTGCAACTCGCGTGGATGTTGAACGCAATCGCCGCATTCTTCTCGATGCGGCCGCCGTTGCGCTCGCGCTCGATCCAGACGCGACTCTGGGTGATGTCGCCCGCCGTGCCGGATTGGCGAGAGCGACCCTGTATCGCCACTTCAGCAATCGGGAGAGCTTGCTTGATGCGCTGCGTGATGATGCCGTGGAGTGCGCGAGAGAAGTTGTTGACGGAGCCCAGGTCGGCTACGGAACGGCTTTGGAAGCACTCCGTAGAGTCGTGGAGGGCATCGTCTCACTAGGTGCACGGTTTCGGCCATTGCTCCTTGAGGGGGCGGCTCAGGATCCCGAATTCTTGCGCCGCCGCGAAGAAGCGTTTATGCCGGTTGCGATGATCGTTCAGCGGGGGCAGCGGGCCGGCCACATCAGGGCTGATATCTCGGTGCTCTGGATTGTCACGGCGCTGATGGCGTTGTTGGCGGCAGCGGTACGACTGGAGGGGAAGCTTTCCGAGGAAGAAATCGTCGAGCTTGTGTTTGGGACACTGTCTTGCGGTGTTCAGGAAACGCCCAGCGCGGAAAACTAG
- a CDS encoding heavy-metal-associated domain-containing protein, with translation MDTTATTTTHTILRAEGFSCPSCVSKIEKQVGRLDGVSAVTVRFASARIEIDHDPSVVSVDELVAAVAKAGYPSRPATF, from the coding sequence ATGGACACCACCGCCACCACAACGACCCACACCATTTTGCGCGCGGAAGGTTTTTCTTGCCCCTCGTGCGTGTCGAAGATTGAGAAGCAGGTTGGACGCTTAGACGGCGTCTCTGCAGTCACGGTTCGCTTCGCATCCGCCCGCATCGAAATTGACCACGACCCGTCGGTCGTGAGCGTCGACGAGTTGGTCGCGGCAGTCGCGAAGGCTGGTTACCCCTCGCGTCCGGCAACCTTCTGA